Proteins co-encoded in one Juglans regia cultivar Chandler chromosome 16, Walnut 2.0, whole genome shotgun sequence genomic window:
- the LOC109012460 gene encoding probable glucan 1,3-beta-glucosidase A, with product MAISSRILLLGIVFFLCKVSLSHGRTNPSFRVKAVNLGGWLVTEGWIKPSLFDGIPNKDFLDGTGLQFKSVTTGKYLCAETGGGTIIVANRSAASGWETFSLWRINEKTFNFRVFNKQFVGLDTSGNGIDVVAIASTPGKSETFEIVRKPGNSNHVRIKAPNGFFLQAKTETLVTADFAGNSKWGENDPSVFVITNTGGLQGEFQITNGYGPERAPQVMREHWSTYIVEDDFKFISQNGLNAVRIPVGWWIASDPTPPRPYVGGSLKALDNAFSWAQKYGLNIIIDLHAAPGSQNGWEHSSPRDGSQEWGKTDENIQQTVAVIDFLTARYAKSPSLYAVELINEPLAPGASLEMVNKYYKAGYDAVRKHSSTAYVVMSNRLGQIDTRELFPLASGLMGSVIDLHYYNLFSTIFDNLTVQQNIDYVYINRTQELTYVTTSNGPLTFIGEWVAEWKVQGASKEDYQRYAKAQLDVFGRATFGWSYWTLKNVNNHWSLEWMIKNGYIKL from the exons ATGGCGATCAGTTCAAGAATATTGTTACTTGGCatagttttttttctctgtaAGGTATCTTTATCTCATGGGAGGACAAATCCCAGCTTTCGAGTAAAAGCTGTTAATCTGGGAGGTTGGCTGGTTACGGAAGGATGGATTAAACCTTCTCTCTTTGATGGCATCCCCAACAAGGACTTCTTG GATGGAACTGGACTTCAGTTCAAATCGGTTACAACTGGGAAATATCTTTGCGCTGAAACTGGAGGAGGAACCATCATAGTTGCAAACAGAAGTGCTGCTTCAGGATGGGAGACTTTCAGC CTATGGAGGATCAATGAGAAAACTTTCAATTTCAGAGTCTTTAACAAGCAGTTCGTGGGGCTAGACACCAGTGGAAATGGGATAGATGTGGTAGCCATTGCTAGCACGCCTGGAAAATCAGAGACATTTGAGATTGTTAGAAAACCAGGTAATTCCAACCATGTGAGAATCAAAGCGCCCAATGGATTCTTCCTGCag GCAAAGACAGAGACGCTGGTGACTGCAGATTTTGCAGGGAATAGCAAATGGGGAGAGAACGATCCCTCAGTCTTTGTGATAACAAACACAGGAGGGTTGCAGGGCGAGTTTCAAATAACTAATGGCTACGGACCAGAGAGAGCCCCACAAGTCATGAGG GAGCATTGGAGCACATACATAGTGGAGGATGACTTCAAGTTCATATCACAAAATGGACTAAATGCAGTTAGAATTCCAGTTGGTTGGTGGATAGCAAGCGATCCGACTCCTCCACGTCCTTATGTCGGGGGTTCCTTGAAAGCTCTAGACAATGCCTTCTCCTGGGCTCA GAAATATGGACTGAACATTATAATTGATCTACATGCAGCACCTGGCTCCCAAAATGGTTGGGAGCATAGCTCTCCCAGAGATGGCTCTCAGGAATGGGGAAAAACGGATGAGAATATTCAACAGACAGTTGCTGTCATAGACTTCCTAACTGCAAG GTATGCAAAGAGCCCAAGCCTTTATGCAGTTGAACTGATCAATGAGCCTCTAGCACCAGGAGCATCCCTAGAGATGGTAAACAAGTACTACAAGGCGGGTTATGATGCTGTCCGCAAGCACTCCTCCACGGCTTATGTGGTCATGTCTAACCGGCTAGGGCAAATTGACACGAGGGAGCTGTTCCCTCTAGCTAGTGGCTTAATGGGCTCGGTCATTGATCTGCACTATTACAACCTCTTCTCCACCATATTTGACAACTTGACTGTCCAGCAGAACATTGATTACGTCTACATCAACAGGACCCAGGAGCTCACTTATGTCACAACCTCAAATGGTCCACTTACTTTTATTG GTGAATGGGTAGCTGAGTGGAAAGTTCAGGGAGCATCAAAAGAGGATTACCAAAGATATGCCAAGGCCCAGCTTGATGTCTTTGGAAGAGCAACATTTGGGTGGTCTTACTGGACTCTTAAAAACGTGAACAACCATTGGAGTTTGGAGTGGATGATCAAGAATGGTTATATCAAGCTTTAG